From the genome of Bactrocera oleae isolate idBacOlea1 chromosome 2, idBacOlea1, whole genome shotgun sequence, one region includes:
- the Sec13 gene encoding protein SEC13 homolog gives MVSLINTVDTGHEDMIHNAVLDYYGLHLATCSSDGSVKVFDVKNGNQILVADLKGHQGPVWQVAWAHPKFGNLLASCSYDRKVIVWKEGASNEWTKFYEYNNHDSSVNSVAFAPAEYGLILACGSSDGSISILTCNIEYGVWDSKKISNAHTIGCNAISWCSSTVPEPAFDQRASTRNTTVKRLASAGCDNCVKIWREDTDRWVEENRLEGHSDWVRDVAWAPSIGLARSQIASASQDRHVIIWNSTDLTTWSSTILHTFDDVVWSVSWSMTGNILAVTGGDNKVTLWKENNENQWMCINDDAAATNAQTNEQRTL, from the exons atggtaAGTTTAATCAACACAGTAGACACCGGTCATGAGGATATGATCCACAATGCTGTGCTGGACTACTACGGTCTGCATTTGGCAACTTGCTCATCAGATGGGTCTGTAAAGGTGTTCGATGTGAAGAATGGAAATCAAATTTTGGTAGCTGACCTGAAGGGTCATCAAGGTCCTGTGTGGCAAGTAGCATGGGCACATCCCAAGTTCGGAAATCTATTGGCTTCCTGTTCATATGATCGTAAGGTTATCGTATGGAAAGAGGGCGCCTCAAATGAATGGACTAAATT ctATGAGTACAACAATCATGATTCCTCCGTTAATTCGGTAGCTTTTGCGCCTGCCGAATACGGTCTGATACTTGCGTGTGGCAGTTCCGATGGTTCGATATCCATACTAACATGCAACATAGAATATGGCGTTTGGGATAGCAAGAAAATTTCGAATGCACACACCATCGGTTGCAATGCAATTTCTTGGTGCTCTTCAACTGTGCCAGAACCAGCATTCGATCAGCGTGCTTCAACACGAAATACGACCGTCAAGCGCCTCGCTAGTGCTGGCTGCgataattgtgtaaaaatatggCGTGAAGATACCGATCGTTGGGTGGAGGAAAATCGGCTTGAGGGACACTCTGATTGGGTGCGTGACGTAGCTTGGGCGCCTTCAATCGGGCTGGCCCGTTCACAAATCGCCTCAGCGTCACAGGACCGGCATGTGATTATCTGGAACAGCACTGATTTGACGACATGGTCGTCAACAATATTGCATACTTTTGATGATGTGGTTTGGAGTGTGAGTTGGTCAATGACCGGGAATATTTTAGCCGTTACTGGTGGTGACAATAAAGTGACACTGTGGAAGGAAAACAACGAGAACCAATGGATGTGCATCAACGACGATGCCGCGGCTACAAATGCACAAACAAACGAACAGCGCACGCTGTAA